The genomic DNA GTTGCGGACGCCTTCAAACGCGGGGATGCGATTGCGGACAGCGAAGTGTTCGTGAAAACTCTCGGTTCGCCAGTTCGCGGGCGGTTGATCGGCAACGATCGGTTGCAAACTGTGGCCCTGATAACGCTTCGGAATTTCCACTCCAGCCCAATCAAGGAAGGTCGCTGGCAGGTCCAGGTTCAACGCGATCGCGTCGCTTACCTGACCGCGTCGTGGTTCCGCGACACGCGGATCGGCAACGATCAACGGAACGCGAAGCGATTCCTCAAAGTGCGACCATTTTCCGGCGAGTCCTCGATTGCCCATGTGGTAGCCGTTGTCGGCGGTGTACACGATGATCGTGTTGTCGGCCAAGCCGGCAGCTTCCAATTCAGCCATGAAACGCCCGACCGCGTGATCGATTCCGCTGGCCATCCGATAGTAGGCGCGGATATTCGTTTGGTACTTCGCGTCGGTATTCCAACGCCAGAAGAAGCGTTCTCGGTTGATCGTCGTTCGTAAAAAATCGGGTAACGCGTCGAAGATCGCGGGGTCGTTCAAGCGTGGCGGCGCGAGCACTGTGTCGTCAAATTTGCCGTCGACCGATTGTGGCCACGGAAAGGCACCAATCCCCGGCCGGCGATCGCTATCCTCGGCGTGACATGCATTGAACCAGAGGTTCAATGCAAACGGTTTGCCAGCCGGTTGGTTCTTGATGAATTCGATTCCGCGATCGACAATCAGGTCGGTCTCATGGCGAAGACTGCCGTCGGGCTGTGGCTTGTAATAAGGATTCCTTGAGATCGCTTCAAATTCGTCGAAGTGATCCGCGTTGCGAAATCCAGCCGGCATCTTGGCATGCCATTTTCCATAGAATCCCGTGCGGTACCCGTTGGATCGCAGGATGTCGGAATAGAGTGTTTCGACCGCGTCGGGACGGGCCAGTTCAGGGTTTGCGGCGGTGCCATAGCTGCGGCCTGTCAGTCCGGTCAGCACCGTTGTTCGGCTGACCCAGCAGATCGAATGACTAACAAACGCGTTTTCAAAGCGCGTCCCACGAGCCGCCAGCGCGTCGATGTTCGGAGTTTGCGCGACTTCGTTTCCGTAGCAGCCGATCGAACTGCTGGTTTGGTCGTCAGCGAAGAAGAAGACGATATTGGGAGGATCGGCGGCGCCGAGTCGACTCAGGGAGAGCAGCGTTAGCGCAGCCAGTAGCAGCAAGTTTTTCATGGCAGTCCGTCAGCTTCGATTCGTTGGGAGTGGGGGACTCCATCGATCCAACGAACGAAATCGCTCGATGGCGACGCCCACTGCGTCGGCCGGGACCGAAAGAGTGAATCGAGTTTAACTGAAGTTTGCTGCCGATGCGCGTTGCCGCAGCCAGAAGGCACAGCGAAGGAGACTATGCGGCTTTGCTGATTTCGTTACCGACCAAACTGCTGTAGAAGGCGTTATTCCCGATCAATTGATGATGGGTGCCGATTTCCGACAGTTCCCCCTGTTCAATGATCGCGATTCGATCGGCCAGTTCCAAAGTCGTGGGACGGTGGGTGATCATGATCCCGGTACGATCTTTCAAGAAATCAGCCAATACGTCGTGGATCAAGGCTTCGCTTTCCAAGTCGATCTGGCTTGTCGCTTCGTCGAGGATCAAAATCTCAGGATCTCGCAAAATTGCCCGAGCCAAAGCAATCCGCTGCATCTGTCCACCGCTAAGGTGCATGCTTCCGCAGCCCAACAGCGTCTGATAGCCGTCGGGCATCTTGCTCATGATGAACTCGTCAGCATGGGCACGCTCGGCAGCCTCGATCACCTGCTGTTCGGTGGCACCAGGAGATCCGTAGCGAATGTTGTTAAGAATCGTGTCTTCGAACAGGAATGTGCGTTGAGTAACCAAGCCGATCCGGCGTCGCAGATCGCGAAGCCGCAGCTGACTGACCGGCACGTCGTCAATTGTGACGCTGCCGCCCTGTGGATCGTAGAACCGGCACAACAGATTGATCAGCGTGCTTTTACCCGAACCGTTCGGTCCCACGATGGCGATGTTTTCACCTTGGTGGATCTCCAAATTCAAGCCATTTAGCGTCAGCGGTCCCGATGGATAAGAGAACTTGATGTCGTTGAAGGCAATCTTTTGATGGCGTCCTTGCAGCGTCACCGGCTGTGCGGGATCGACGACACGAATCGGTTGATCCAGAATTTCATAGATCCGGTCGGCCGCCGCGATCCCACGTTGTAGGACGCTCCATACGTCGGTCAATTTCCGAGCCGGGTCGGTCGTTCCGATCAAGAAGGCGAAAAACAGCAGGACCTCCGCGAAACCTAATTCGGTATAGGTCATGCGAATTCCCAGCAAGTGGGTCTTTTGGTTGAGAACCAAATATCCGCCAGCGATAATCGCCAATGCGATCATCGCCATCCCCAACATTTCGGTCGCCGGACGCGTCAACGAATGATACCAAGAGGCCTTCATCGACTTGCTGTAACAAAGTTGAGCGGAGCGGGCGAAACGGGCCCGTTCAAAACCTTGCGTGTTATAGGCTTTCACCACTTTGATGCCCGCGAACGCTTCGGTCAGCACGCTGTACATCTGGGTCATCTCCTCCATCACGCGGCGGCTCGCGCGGCGGATCGATTTGCTGAGCATCGAGATCACCCAACCCATCACCGGGGCGATGACCATGATCAAGAGCAACAACCGCCAGCAGACAATCGCCGCACCCGCGACACAAACGATCATCTTCATCGGCTCCCGAATCGTGCGTCCAAACAGGACGTTGATCCCCGTGGCTAAGTTTCCAACGTCATTGGTCAATCGCGCGGTCAAACCGCTGGAGCCGTTGTCGCCAAAGCTGTTTAAATCCAAACGCAACGATTGGCGAAACAGCATGTTCCGTACGTCCATGCAGGTGCGTTCAGAGACCTCCTGGACCAACATCAAGTTGGCCGTCAGGGCAACTAACTTGATCGCCGTGCCCACCATCAGCACCACGATCAACATGACCAACACTTGAAACGGCCGGTTCGGCAAATACTTCGCGGCTAAAGGAGCAGCCCAAGCCAGCGCCTCGGACTTGCGGTTTTCAACGGCAAGCTTCGATTCGTTCCATAGGATCACACTATCGATCCGAGTGCGTTCTTCATCGGTCGTCGCTAGCCCGCGTTCATCAGCGAGTTGCTGAAGGTCGGCCTGAATCTGGCTGATCTCGGTGACGAGCTTGGCCTGTTCTTTCTCGACGTAGCTGGAGACACCATCCCCCTCGAAGACGATTTCGATCATCGGATACAACGTTCCGATGTTCAAACCCCACAACAAAGCGACAAAGGCCGACGATAGGACAACGCCAGCGATCGCCAAACGTTGCCGAAATGAGATCCGCAGGATGCGGCAAAAATTTCGCATGGATAAGCGACCGTCCTTGATCGCGAGAGAAAAAACAGGAATCCAATGACGCAACGGACGCAATCGTAGGAATGCTTATCGTTTGACGCAAGGGAAATCTTCAGTCGCAACGTTTTTGCTAGCGATGGCAGTTTTGTC from Rosistilla carotiformis includes the following:
- a CDS encoding sulfatase-like hydrolase/transferase, whose translation is MKNLLLLAALTLLSLSRLGAADPPNIVFFFADDQTSSSIGCYGNEVAQTPNIDALAARGTRFENAFVSHSICWVSRTTVLTGLTGRSYGTAANPELARPDAVETLYSDILRSNGYRTGFYGKWHAKMPAGFRNADHFDEFEAISRNPYYKPQPDGSLRHETDLIVDRGIEFIKNQPAGKPFALNLWFNACHAEDSDRRPGIGAFPWPQSVDGKFDDTVLAPPRLNDPAIFDALPDFLRTTINRERFFWRWNTDAKYQTNIRAYYRMASGIDHAVGRFMAELEAAGLADNTIIVYTADNGYHMGNRGLAGKWSHFEESLRVPLIVADPRVAEPRRGQVSDAIALNLDLPATFLDWAGVEIPKRYQGHSLQPIVADQPPANWRTESFHEHFAVRNRIPAFEGVRNADFKYVRYFDHHNHEFLHDLQTDPDELTNLANDPKHAETLAAMRARTTARVAELGGPLDPLKAPFVASTVPYPEASAAVGARVDSEGFVHVFDGKTLRHWSGDPKYWSVKEGALTGVTDGSLKMNRFLTWEDSTIRNFDLRVKVKVTAGGNSGIQYRGTSRPDLGLDIVTGYQCDVVANVPKYNGMLYEERGRRILSHTGEQVVIAPDGQPWIVGTMPVKEFAADQWHDYRVLVRGNHHEHWIDGHQTADLIDLDENGRALEGVLAVQVHVGPAMKIQYKDFKIKHLPDDLPLQTAETVKIPEDAQGVRPQGRLPKDWKPPVYGDR
- a CDS encoding ABC transporter ATP-binding protein encodes the protein MRNFCRILRISFRQRLAIAGVVLSSAFVALLWGLNIGTLYPMIEIVFEGDGVSSYVEKEQAKLVTEISQIQADLQQLADERGLATTDEERTRIDSVILWNESKLAVENRKSEALAWAAPLAAKYLPNRPFQVLVMLIVVLMVGTAIKLVALTANLMLVQEVSERTCMDVRNMLFRQSLRLDLNSFGDNGSSGLTARLTNDVGNLATGINVLFGRTIREPMKMIVCVAGAAIVCWRLLLLIMVIAPVMGWVISMLSKSIRRASRRVMEEMTQMYSVLTEAFAGIKVVKAYNTQGFERARFARSAQLCYSKSMKASWYHSLTRPATEMLGMAMIALAIIAGGYLVLNQKTHLLGIRMTYTELGFAEVLLFFAFLIGTTDPARKLTDVWSVLQRGIAAADRIYEILDQPIRVVDPAQPVTLQGRHQKIAFNDIKFSYPSGPLTLNGLNLEIHQGENIAIVGPNGSGKSTLINLLCRFYDPQGGSVTIDDVPVSQLRLRDLRRRIGLVTQRTFLFEDTILNNIRYGSPGATEQQVIEAAERAHADEFIMSKMPDGYQTLLGCGSMHLSGGQMQRIALARAILRDPEILILDEATSQIDLESEALIHDVLADFLKDRTGIMITHRPTTLELADRIAIIEQGELSEIGTHHQLIGNNAFYSSLVGNEISKAA